TTCCTAAGTCCCTTTTCTTTAAAAAGGCAAAAATCTTTAAAATGCGGATAAATATCCAAAGTTTTATCTTGGATTAAATTCGTTAGTAAATCAATCAAATCAGCTACACCTTCTTTCATTGAGGAATTTTCAGCTTATTATGAATCAGCACCCTTAAATTTTCAAATTTGTTATATAGCTCATTTAAATCAACAATCTTCTTTTTCTATCTCAGGTAACCTGGATTCTCTATAGTTAGGTAATTTCATATCTTATCTGTTCGAGTAATTTTCTAGCTGGATTATAAGTTTTATTTCGTCTTAGGATCTTTTCAATAATATCAATTGCTAATTCTGATTTCCCTTCCAATATAAGTGATTCAGCGTATTGAATAGCTACCTTGTCTTGTTTAGGATTTTGAGTGTATGCCGTTTTAATATATGGCTTTGCCTCCAACTCTTTTCCTAATTTCAATAAACATTCATATATTCTTGCATATGTTCTTGAGTGTTCAGACAACTGATTGGATTTAATAAAACAATTTAGAGCATTTTGAAATTCATTTTTCTCGAATTCTAATAGACCTTTTTGATAGAGAAGATATGACTGTTCATGATTATCCAACATATTCAATCCTTTCATTGCTAAATCAACAAATTTCTTTTGCATAATAAATAAAAAAAGTAGCTATCCATTTACAACAACAGCGCTTTGATTGTTGAAGATCACATTAGTCTGTTGAATAGTATCGTTGTACTGTGCAGCAAAAGACCTTGTTTTTATTTGTTCTTCTAATACATTAGTTACACTATACTTCCCTTTAATAATGTATTTTGCAATCAAAACATGCTGTTTATGGCAGCTTTGAATGGAAAAAGAGCTTGAATATATAAGAAATGCATAAATTCTTGCATATTATGGGCTCTGAAATTTTATTCCTTGTTGTATTAAAGCTCTTCATATATACAGTATGATTTTTGACCGTATTCATCGTAACTAAAGAAACAAAAACAGCCCTTTTCTATCTTTGTTTACTCGTTATATTCTGTAAGTAAATATAGTTCTCAACGTAAACAAAGATAGGACTTTACTTGGAGAGGTGGGTATGATAGGCTAGTATGCCTTATGAAACACCTGCTTCAGCCTTTCAAGACAAATCGTACCCACAGAGGATCCAAGTCAAGTCCTTTAACACTCATTCTACATTTACATATAAACAATGATAAAAGGTGCATCATATCAATATTTCGCTGCTGATACTGTATATATGAACAATTTAGTTTAAGTACAATTCTTCACATGTTGTTGAGGTTCAAACGTTTTCGTATAGATTGTAAGACCCGAACTACAACCAACAGAATTACAAATGAAGACTTCGTATTAAATGTCATTGATTATTAGAGGCTAATTAATTACTGTTTTAGAAAGAACCTATTAATATTTTGATTTATTTAGCCCATAAAATTCAGCTAACTTCTCATATAGTTTTATACGCGTATCAAAACCTCTTTGAGTAGTTGTAATAATTAGTTCTTCCACATTTAACTCACTAGATAGGGCATCCAGCTTTTTTTTCAAATCATCCCATGTTCCAATCACTAACGTGGAAAGATAAGACTCGGACATTAATTGAAGCTGTGGTGGAATTGTTATACTTTCAACATTTGACAAATCTACGTTTCGTAAAGCGCCTGCGTTTTGTAGATGTTTTATCGACATTACTTTCTTTTGGACTGCTACTTCTTCAACTGTTTCACCACTAATTACAGATAGACCCAAAATAACTGGAGGAGCATCCAGCCCGTGATTTCTCCGATAAAGATTGCGATAAAGTGAAATAGCCTCTTTAGCGCCTGTTGGATTAAAATGATAGGCAAAAGAATAACTCAAAGCTTCTGCAGAGGCTAATTGAGCGCTGTATGAACTAGAACCCAAAAGCCATATTGGTGGCAGCGGTACTTCTTCAGGCATTGCAACTATTTCGCTAAATGGGTTTTCCTTTTTTATCTGTTGGTTTGCATCATATCCTACTAACTCATGGAGTAATGCTTGTAAGTCATCTGCATTATAGGGCTGCTTAGAGCGACGGAGCGCAAGTGCTGATAAACTAGATGATCCCGGAGCACGTCCTATACCTAAATCAATTCTTCCTGAATAAAACGCTTCCAGCAATTTGAAATTCTCTGCTACCTTTAAAGGTGAATGGTTAGGAAGCATTACCCCTCCCGAACCTACACGAATGCGATTTGTAACAGCTAATATTTGACCAATTAGCATTTCGGGAGAGGCACTTGCTACAGTTGATATATTATGATGCTCAGTAACCCAAAAACGCTCATAACCGAGTTTATCAGCTTGCTTTGCTAAATGTAGCGTATTTAATAAAGCTTCTTTCCCAGTAGTTCCATAATCAACTGGTGCCATATCTAAAATGGATAATCGTTTAATCATAACTTTACTCCTTTATATTGTTGTTACCGTTTAATCGACCGTATTGATAAGGCACTCCTAAATGTTCACGTAAGGTTGTCCCCTCATAATCTTTATGAAACAATCCACGCTTTTGTAAAACAGGAATAACTTTTTCTACAAATGCTGGCAATCCATCATGAGTTTGGTCTGCACAAATCGTAAAACCATCGCAAGCACCTGCTTCAAAAATTTCTTGCATTTCATCCGCAATTTGTTCTGGTGTTCCAAGAACAGTGTGGTGAAATTCGGTTACGCCATGTGCTAGTACATCATGAACAGTTAACCCTTTTTTAAATAGTTCAACAGCCCGCTTCGAATGCAGCTGGTAATGATCAGTCACTAAACGATTTTGTATTTCTTCCGGCAATGGCTGATGAAGGTTATTGTATGGAATTGATACACCAACTAATGACGATAAATAATACAATTTACCAAGTAGTTCATCAGACATTAAGGAAAGCATCTCTTTTCGACGATTCAGTGCGTCTTCATACGTATCGCCTACAGTAACGAACAACCCCATAAACATTTTTACTTCATTTGCATTTCGCCCAGCAGCTTGAGTTATCTGTTCAAGGTTTCTTCGATGTTCTCGACCTGTATCTATATCTGCTGCAACTGAATAAACTCCGGAAGCATACATACCAGCAAGCTCTAAACCCTCCTCTCCCCCTCCTGCTTGGAAAATAACAGGCTGTCCTTGTGGTGACGGTGGAATCGGTAATGGACCTCGCGAAGAAACATATTTACCTTGTAAATTAACGGGCTTGATTTGGGAACCATCTGCAAATATTCCTTTTTCCGTATCAAGTTTTAAGGCAGCTTCCCCCCAGCTTCCCCATAAGGACTGCACAATTTGGATAAATTCATGTGCACGTTCATATCTATTTTTACGATCAGCAATTCTTTCTCCATAGTTAGCAGCAGTCCGTGGATCGTTTGTGGTAACGGCATTCCAGCCGATACGACCTTTGCTTAAAACATCAAGCGCCTTTAATTGACGTGCAACAGTATATGGGTAATTGAATGTGGTTGATTGGGTAAGGACTACCCCGATTTTTTCAGTTTCTTGAATAATTTGGCTTGTAACAACGATTGGATCAAGCGTCGCAGAAGGTGCATGATTGGTTAAATCTTCACGTAAAGCAGGATGATCAGCTATAAAGACAAATTGAAACTTACCTTTTTCCGACCATTTCGCTACATTTACAAGGGAATCTGAATCCATAAAATGATATGGATTCGACCCTTTTGATC
This genomic stretch from Metabacillus sp. B2-18 harbors:
- a CDS encoding tetratricopeptide repeat protein; the encoded protein is MDNHEQSYLLYQKGLLEFEKNEFQNALNCFIKSNQLSEHSRTYARIYECLLKLGKELEAKPYIKTAYTQNPKQDKVAIQYAESLILEGKSELAIDIIEKILRRNKTYNPARKLLEQIRYEIT
- a CDS encoding LLM class flavin-dependent oxidoreductase, with the translated sequence MIKRLSILDMAPVDYGTTGKEALLNTLHLAKQADKLGYERFWVTEHHNISTVASASPEMLIGQILAVTNRIRVGSGGVMLPNHSPLKVAENFKLLEAFYSGRIDLGIGRAPGSSSLSALALRRSKQPYNADDLQALLHELVGYDANQQIKKENPFSEIVAMPEEVPLPPIWLLGSSSYSAQLASAEALSYSFAYHFNPTGAKEAISLYRNLYRRNHGLDAPPVILGLSVISGETVEEVAVQKKVMSIKHLQNAGALRNVDLSNVESITIPPQLQLMSESYLSTLVIGTWDDLKKKLDALSSELNVEELIITTTQRGFDTRIKLYEKLAEFYGLNKSKY
- a CDS encoding NtaA/DmoA family FMN-dependent monooxygenase (This protein belongs to a clade of FMN-dependent monooxygenases, within a broader family of flavin-dependent oxidoreductases, the luciferase-like monooxygenase (LMM) family, some of whose members use coenzyme F420 rather than FMN.) → MKSSKKMLLASQNLSYGSSGSAWRSKGSNPYHFMDSDSLVNVAKWSEKGKFQFVFIADHPALREDLTNHAPSATLDPIVVTSQIIQETEKIGVVLTQSTTFNYPYTVARQLKALDVLSKGRIGWNAVTTNDPRTAANYGERIADRKNRYERAHEFIQIVQSLWGSWGEAALKLDTEKGIFADGSQIKPVNLQGKYVSSRGPLPIPPSPQGQPVIFQAGGGEEGLELAGMYASGVYSVAADIDTGREHRRNLEQITQAAGRNANEVKMFMGLFVTVGDTYEDALNRRKEMLSLMSDELLGKLYYLSSLVGVSIPYNNLHQPLPEEIQNRLVTDHYQLHSKRAVELFKKGLTVHDVLAHGVTEFHHTVLGTPEQIADEMQEIFEAGACDGFTICADQTHDGLPAFVEKVIPVLQKRGLFHKDYEGTTLREHLGVPYQYGRLNGNNNIKE